In Nomascus leucogenys isolate Asia unplaced genomic scaffold, Asia_NLE_v1 Super-Scaffold_664, whole genome shotgun sequence, the genomic window TGGGGTTGCTTCTTTCAcagcagggaaggaagagggaggaggcagcTGTGGAAAGGATGAGGTTGAGGGAGGTGGGGTATCTCGCCGCTCTGATCTTAGGTGGAGTCTTCCACAGAAGCGTCGAAGTGGACTGGCACATATGGGCTCCCTTCACAGGCCACAATGATGTGTCTCTCCTTCGGGCTGGTCCGGTATGCACAGTTGGGGTACCTGGAGCCGTTTGTCAGGCGGCAGTCTGTGATGTGCATGCTGGAGTTGCTCTTGTAGCAGTTGGCCTGCCCGTTCTTGCAGGTGACCTTTTCCTGGAAGCAGACATTCTGGACATCTACCAGGGGCTCGTGCACAAAGGTGTTCACTGGTTTGCACCGCCCCTGTGTCATATTCCGGCGCCTCATCATTTGGTTGCAGTAGGTGGAGTTGCTGCTGGGGGAACTGTCTGAGTCCATGTGCTGCCGCTGGAATT contains:
- the LOC100591741 gene encoding ribonuclease pancreatic yields the protein MALEKSLVLLPLFVLMLLVLGWVQPSLGKESRAKKFQRQHMDSDSSPSSNSTYCNQMMRRRNMTQGRCKPVNTFVHEPLVDVQNVCFQEKVTCKNGQANCYKSNSSMHITDCRLTNGSRYPNCAYRTSPKERHIIVACEGSPYVPVHFDASVEDST